In a genomic window of Gossypium arboreum isolate Shixiya-1 chromosome 7, ASM2569848v2, whole genome shotgun sequence:
- the LOC108471118 gene encoding two-component response regulator ARR12-like, which produces MTMEEKMGGSNREDEAMDRFPVGMRVLAVDDDPICLKVLGTLLLKCQYQVTTTNQAISALKMLRENRNRYDLVISDVNMPDMDGFKLLELVGLEMDLPVIMLSAHSDTKLVMKGITHGACDYLLKPVRIEELKNIWQHVVRRKKPDSKDRVNALNQDKASGGIGEAVQTSTSCSDQKFNKKRKDQNEDEEDDGEDNEHENDDPSTQKKPRVVWSVELHRKFVAAVNHLGLDKAVPKKILDLMNVEGLTRENVASHLQKYRLYLKRLSSVATQQANMVAALGGKDPSYLRMGSLDGFGDFRTLTGSGRLSSASLSSYQPSGMFGRLNSSAALNLRGISSGVIQQGHPQTLSNSINGLGKIQPVGLPANQNQNGTLFQGIPTSIELNQLSQNKSANHFGELNPVNNPNVFGVATNFPDARMTVGSSSSSLSTPSGSPLLLQANTQQAQHSGAIGNQSSLGVASLNQESFDMGVHGFSNFVDNGRCHENWQNTVQLSSFPSNSLSTCEAFSHEQLHTNNLQESISWRSSHLSDNPIDLSASMANAGLEHSRGDMQCQISPSNNVIHNIDYAAKRQWGENSSFAGADSLVSGAPYVQHLEAGKLAFNTKLRSNEDFLFEQRKPQNEFSQNNFETLDIISSSMIKPEQYNETGMMEGELGYDAFPLGSCI; this is translated from the exons ATGACTATGGAGGAGAAAATGGGTGGTTCCAATCGTGAAGATGAAGCCATGGATCGGTTTCCAGTTGGTATGCGTGTTTTAGCCGTGGATGATGATCCTATTTGCCTCAAAGTTTTGGGTACTCTGCTTCTTAAATGCCAATATCAAG TTACTACAACAAATCAGGCAATTTCAGCCCTCAAAATGTTGAGGGAAAACAGAAACAGATATGATTTGGTTATCAGTGATGTTAACATGCCAGATATGGATGGGTTTAAGCTTCTTGAGCTTGTTGGGCTTGAAATGGACCTACCTGTAATCA TGTTGTCAGCTCATAGTGATACCAAGCTTGTAATGAAGGGGATTACGCATGGTGCTTGTGACTACTTATTGAAGCCTGTTCGCATTGAggaactcaaaaacatatggCAGCATGTGGTCAGGAGAAAGAAACCTGATTCTAAGGATCGAGTTAATGCTCTGAATCAAGATAAGGCTTCGGGAGGAATCGGAGAAGCTGTCCAAACATCAACAAGCTGTTCGGACCAAAAATTCAATAAGAAGCGAAAGGACCAAAAtgaagatgaagaagatgatggtgaAGATAATGAACATGAGAATGATGACCCTTCAACCCAGAAGAAGCCTCGAGTTGTTTGGTCTGTTGAGCTACATAGGAAGTTCGTTGCAGCTGTCAATCATTTGGGCCTTGACA AGGCTGTTCCAAAGAAAATTCTTGACCTTATGAATGTTGAAGGGCTCACAAGGGAAAATGTAGCAAGCCATCTACAG AAATATAGGCTTTACCTGAAAAGACTCAGCAGTGTTGCAACCCAGCAAGCAAACATGGTTGCTGCATTAGGCGGTAAAGATCCCTCTTACTTGCGTATGGGTTCACTGGATGGCTTTGGAGATTTTCGTACATTGACTGGATCAGGAAGACTTTCAAGTGCTTCACTATCATCATATCAACCGAGTGGGATGTTTGGTAGACTGAACTCTTCAGCTGCTTTAAACCTACGTGGGATTTCTTCTGGTGTGATTCAACAGGGACATCCTCAAACCTTGAGCAATTCCATCAATGGTCTTGGGAAGATCCAGCCTGTTGGGTTGCCTGCAAACCAGAATCAAAATGGAACTTTGTTTCAAGGGATCCCAACATCAATAGAACTCAACCAACTATCGCAAAATAAGTCCGCTAACCACTTTGGAGAACTTAATCCTGTTAATAATCCAAATGTTTTTGGTGTTGCCACAAACTTCCCAGATGCTAGAATGACTGTTGGTAGCTCGAGCAGTTCTCTATCTACACCCTCAGGCAGCCCTTTATTGTTACAAGCAAACACACAACAGGCACAACATAGTGGTGCAATTGGAAACCAATCATCTCTTGGTGTGGCATCGTTAAATCAGGAATCGTTTGACATGGGTGTTCATGGTTTTTCTAATTTTGTTGATAATGGTAGATGCCACGAAAACTGGCAGAACACGGTTCAATTATCCAGTTTCCCGTCAAATTCGTTGTCGACATGTGAAGCTTTTAGTCACGAGCAGTTGCATACTAACAATTTGCAAGAAAGCATTTCTTGGAGGAGCTCTCACCTAAGTGATAACCCCATTGATCTTTCTGCTTCCATGGCAAATGCAGGCCTGGAGCACTCTAGAGGAGACATGCAGTGCCAAATTAGTCCAAGTAATAATGTCATTCACAATATAGATTATGCAGCAAAGCGACAGTGGGGAGAAAACAGTTCGTTTGCTGGTGCAGACTCCCTGGTTTCTGGTGCTCCTTATGTTCAGCACCTTGAGGCTGGGAAATTAGCTTTCAACACAAAACTGAGGTCCAATGAAGACTTCCTCTTCGAGCAGAGAAAGCCGCAAAATGAATTCAGTCAAAACAACTTTGAGACCTTGGACATTATATCAAGTTCCATGATCAAACCG GAGCAATATAACGAGACGGGGATGATGGAGGGGGAATTGGGATATGATGCATTCCCCCTCGGGTCATGTATATGA